A region from the Ammospiza caudacuta isolate bAmmCau1 chromosome 4, bAmmCau1.pri, whole genome shotgun sequence genome encodes:
- the RBM47 gene encoding RNA-binding protein 47 isoform X1, translated as MTAEDSTARMSNDSTNVATTKVPEGVAGAPNEAALLALMARTGYSMIQENGQRKYGGPPPGWEGLHPPRGCEVFVGKIPRDVYEDELVPVFESVGRIYEMRLMMDFDGKNRGYAFVMYTQKHEAKRAVRELNNYEIRPGRLLGVCCSVDNCRLFIGGIPKMKKREEILEEIAKVTEGVLDVIVYASAADKMKNRGFAFVEYESHRAAAMARRKLMPGRIQLWGHQIAVDWAEPEIDVDEDVMETVKILYVRNLMIETTEDTIKKVFGQFNPGCVERVKKIRDYAFVHFTTREDAIHAMNNLNGVELEGSCLEVTLAKPVDKEQYTRYQKAAKGGAAATSEVTQQPNYVYSCDPYTLAYYGYPYNALIGPNRDYFVKAGSIRGRGRGAAGNRAPGPRGSYLGGYSAGRGIYSRYHEGKGKQQEKGFELVPNLELPAVNPVAIKPGAVAIPAIGAQYSMFQAAPPAKMMEDGKIHTVEHIINPIAVQQDPASAAAAAAAAAAAVIPAVSTPPPFQGRPITPVYTMTPGVQRIPAAGIYGTSYVPFAAPAAATATIATLQKNAAAAAAAYGGYAGYIPPAFPAATIQVPIHDVYPTY; from the exons ATGACCGCTGAGGATTCCACTGCAAGGATGAGCAATGATTCCACTAATGTGGCCACCACAAAAGTGCCCGAAGGCGTTGCCGGTGCCCCCAACGAGGCGGCTCTGCTGGCCCTCATGGCCCGCACTGGGTACAGCATGATCCAGGAGAACGGGCAGCGCAAGTACGGAGGGCCTCCTCCCGGCTGGGAGGGCCTGCACCCGCCGCGGGGCTGCGAAGTCTTCGTGGGCAAAATCCCCCGCGACGTCTACGAGGATGAGCTGGTCCCCGTGTTCGAGTCTGTGGGCCGCATCTACGAGATGCGCCTAATGATGGACTTCGATGGGAAGAACCGTGGCTACGCCTTCGTGATGTACACCCAGAAGCATGAGGCGAAGCGCGCCGTCAGGGAGCTGAACAACTACGAAATCCGCCCCGGCAGGCTGCTGGGGGTCTGCTGCAGCGTGGATAACTGCCGGCTCTTCATCGGAGGCATTCCCAAGATGAAGAAGAGAGAGGAGATCCTGGAAGAGATTGCCAAGGTGACAGAAGGCGTGCTGGATGTCATCGTGTATGCCAGCGCCGCAGACAAGATGAAGAACAGAGGCTTTGCCTTTGTGGAGTATGAAAGCCATcgagcagcagccatggccaggAGAAAACTCATGCCAGGAAGGATCCAGCTGTGGGGACATCAAATTGCTGTTGACTGGGCAGAACCAGAGATAGATGTGGATGAAGATGTCATGGAGACTGTTAAAATCTTATATGTGAGGAATTTAATGATTGAGACCACAGAGGACACCATTAAAAAGGTGTTCGGTCAGTTTAACCCTGGCTGTGTAGAGAGAGTGAAAAAAATCCGTGATTACGCCTTTGTGCACTTTACAACCAGGGAAGATGCCATTCATGCCATGAACAACCTCAATGGTGTTGAACTAGAGGGCTCGTGCCTGGAGGTTACCTTGGCCAAGCCTGTAGACAAGGAGCAGTACACTCGCTACcagaaagcagcaaaaggaggggctgcagcaacCTCCGAAGTAACGCAGCAACCTAACTATGTTTACTCTTGTGATCCATATACACTGGCATACTATGGATATCCATACAATGCCTTGATCGGGCCCAACAGAGATTACTTTGTGAAAG CAGGCAGCATACGAGGCAGAGGGCGAGGCGCAGCTGGCAACAGAGCTCCGGGTCCCAGGGGCTCCTACCTGGGGGGATACTCCGCCGGCCGTGGAATCTACAGCAGGTACCATGAAGgcaaaggaaagcagcaagAGAAAGGATTCGAACTGGTTCCCAACTTGGAGTTACCTGCAGTCAATCCAGTGGCCATTAAGCCTGGTGCAG TGGCCATCCCTGCCATTGGTGCCCAGTACTCCATGTTTCAGGCCGCACCACCAGCCAAGATGATGGAAGATGGCAAAATCCACACTGTTGAGCACATCATCAACCCCATAGCTGTCCAGCAGGACCCAGCTAGTGCAGCAGCTGCCGCAGCGGCCGCAGCCGCAGCTGTAATACCAGCTGTGTCAACACCTCCTCCCTTCCAG ggcCGCCCCATCACGCCGGTGTACACCATGACTCCCGGCGTGCAGCGCATCCCTGCCGCCGGCATTTACGGGACAAGTTACGTGCCCTTCGCGGCGCCCGCGGCGGCCACGGCCACAATAGCCACGCTACAGAAGAacgcggccgccgccgccgccgcctaCGGGGGCTACGCCGGCTACATCCCGCCGGCATTCCCGGCCGCCACCATCCAGGTGCCCATCCACGACGTCTACCCCACGTACTGA
- the RBM47 gene encoding RNA-binding protein 47 isoform X2, translated as MTAEDSTARMSNDSTNVATTKVPEGVAGAPNEAALLALMARTGYSMIQENGQRKYGGPPPGWEGLHPPRGCEVFVGKIPRDVYEDELVPVFESVGRIYEMRLMMDFDGKNRGYAFVMYTQKHEAKRAVRELNNYEIRPGRLLGVCCSVDNCRLFIGGIPKMKKREEILEEIAKVTEGVLDVIVYASAADKMKNRGFAFVEYESHRAAAMARRKLMPGRIQLWGHQIAVDWAEPEIDVDEDVMETVKILYVRNLMIETTEDTIKKVFGQFNPGCVERVKKIRDYAFVHFTTREDAIHAMNNLNGVELEGSCLEVTLAKPVDKEQYTRYQKAAKGGAAATSEVTQQPNYVYSCDPYTLAYYGYPYNALIGPNRDYFVKGSIRGRGRGAAGNRAPGPRGSYLGGYSAGRGIYSRYHEGKGKQQEKGFELVPNLELPAVNPVAIKPGAVAIPAIGAQYSMFQAAPPAKMMEDGKIHTVEHIINPIAVQQDPASAAAAAAAAAAAVIPAVSTPPPFQGRPITPVYTMTPGVQRIPAAGIYGTSYVPFAAPAAATATIATLQKNAAAAAAAYGGYAGYIPPAFPAATIQVPIHDVYPTY; from the exons ATGACCGCTGAGGATTCCACTGCAAGGATGAGCAATGATTCCACTAATGTGGCCACCACAAAAGTGCCCGAAGGCGTTGCCGGTGCCCCCAACGAGGCGGCTCTGCTGGCCCTCATGGCCCGCACTGGGTACAGCATGATCCAGGAGAACGGGCAGCGCAAGTACGGAGGGCCTCCTCCCGGCTGGGAGGGCCTGCACCCGCCGCGGGGCTGCGAAGTCTTCGTGGGCAAAATCCCCCGCGACGTCTACGAGGATGAGCTGGTCCCCGTGTTCGAGTCTGTGGGCCGCATCTACGAGATGCGCCTAATGATGGACTTCGATGGGAAGAACCGTGGCTACGCCTTCGTGATGTACACCCAGAAGCATGAGGCGAAGCGCGCCGTCAGGGAGCTGAACAACTACGAAATCCGCCCCGGCAGGCTGCTGGGGGTCTGCTGCAGCGTGGATAACTGCCGGCTCTTCATCGGAGGCATTCCCAAGATGAAGAAGAGAGAGGAGATCCTGGAAGAGATTGCCAAGGTGACAGAAGGCGTGCTGGATGTCATCGTGTATGCCAGCGCCGCAGACAAGATGAAGAACAGAGGCTTTGCCTTTGTGGAGTATGAAAGCCATcgagcagcagccatggccaggAGAAAACTCATGCCAGGAAGGATCCAGCTGTGGGGACATCAAATTGCTGTTGACTGGGCAGAACCAGAGATAGATGTGGATGAAGATGTCATGGAGACTGTTAAAATCTTATATGTGAGGAATTTAATGATTGAGACCACAGAGGACACCATTAAAAAGGTGTTCGGTCAGTTTAACCCTGGCTGTGTAGAGAGAGTGAAAAAAATCCGTGATTACGCCTTTGTGCACTTTACAACCAGGGAAGATGCCATTCATGCCATGAACAACCTCAATGGTGTTGAACTAGAGGGCTCGTGCCTGGAGGTTACCTTGGCCAAGCCTGTAGACAAGGAGCAGTACACTCGCTACcagaaagcagcaaaaggaggggctgcagcaacCTCCGAAGTAACGCAGCAACCTAACTATGTTTACTCTTGTGATCCATATACACTGGCATACTATGGATATCCATACAATGCCTTGATCGGGCCCAACAGAGATTACTTTGTGAAAG GCAGCATACGAGGCAGAGGGCGAGGCGCAGCTGGCAACAGAGCTCCGGGTCCCAGGGGCTCCTACCTGGGGGGATACTCCGCCGGCCGTGGAATCTACAGCAGGTACCATGAAGgcaaaggaaagcagcaagAGAAAGGATTCGAACTGGTTCCCAACTTGGAGTTACCTGCAGTCAATCCAGTGGCCATTAAGCCTGGTGCAG TGGCCATCCCTGCCATTGGTGCCCAGTACTCCATGTTTCAGGCCGCACCACCAGCCAAGATGATGGAAGATGGCAAAATCCACACTGTTGAGCACATCATCAACCCCATAGCTGTCCAGCAGGACCCAGCTAGTGCAGCAGCTGCCGCAGCGGCCGCAGCCGCAGCTGTAATACCAGCTGTGTCAACACCTCCTCCCTTCCAG ggcCGCCCCATCACGCCGGTGTACACCATGACTCCCGGCGTGCAGCGCATCCCTGCCGCCGGCATTTACGGGACAAGTTACGTGCCCTTCGCGGCGCCCGCGGCGGCCACGGCCACAATAGCCACGCTACAGAAGAacgcggccgccgccgccgccgcctaCGGGGGCTACGCCGGCTACATCCCGCCGGCATTCCCGGCCGCCACCATCCAGGTGCCCATCCACGACGTCTACCCCACGTACTGA